In Dysgonomonadaceae bacterium zrk40, one genomic interval encodes:
- the dapB gene encoding 4-hydroxy-tetrahydrodipicolinate reductase yields MKIALIGYGKMGHEIERIARERGHEIVCTIDIGEEDKFTSPAFASAEVAIEFTSPQSALHNYRRAFAAGVPVVSGTTGWLEHMDEIREECNKNGKTFFYASNFSLGVNIFFALSNYLAKIMNRFTDYEIRMEETHHIHKLDAPSGTAITLAEGIIEQVERKEKWVLGEKGTSGELTIDAFREGEVPGIHTVIYESASDTIRITHDAKNRSGFALGAVLAAEFTKGRKGLLGMKDMLGSL; encoded by the coding sequence ATGAAAATAGCATTGATTGGATACGGGAAGATGGGACATGAAATTGAACGCATCGCCCGGGAGAGAGGACATGAGATTGTATGCACAATTGATATAGGAGAAGAGGATAAATTCACTTCACCCGCATTTGCGAGTGCCGAGGTGGCAATAGAATTCACCTCACCGCAGAGCGCCCTTCACAACTACAGGAGAGCATTCGCAGCCGGGGTACCTGTTGTATCGGGCACCACTGGATGGCTGGAACACATGGATGAAATCAGGGAGGAGTGCAACAAAAACGGAAAGACCTTCTTCTACGCATCCAACTTTAGTCTTGGTGTCAATATCTTCTTCGCACTGAGCAACTATCTGGCAAAGATCATGAACCGGTTCACAGATTATGAGATACGGATGGAGGAGACACACCACATCCACAAGCTGGACGCTCCAAGCGGCACTGCCATCACCCTGGCCGAGGGAATCATCGAACAGGTGGAACGAAAGGAGAAGTGGGTACTGGGTGAGAAAGGCACATCAGGTGAACTCACAATAGACGCCTTTCGAGAAGGGGAAGTACCAGGCATCCACACCGTCATCTATGAATCGGCAAGTGACACCATCCGCATCACACATGATGCGAAGAATCGCTCCGGATTTGCGTTGGGAGCAGTGCTGGCTGCCGAGTTCACCAAAGGCAGGAAGGGACTCCTCGGCATGAAAGACATGCTGGGTTCGTTATAA
- a CDS encoding lipopolysaccharide biosynthesis protein, whose translation MTEPTLKHKTTVSLFWSFLDKFGQQLIFLGSSIVLMRILSPSEYGLIGALTIFIAFSALLVDSGFSRALLNRKHITAEEYSTVFYFNLLFSVLLYLLLFAAAPRIAQLFHDPRIMSVSRILFLSLIFNAAGMIQMTLLTKKADFRGITRVNLMAQLIAVIAAMVMALKGYGVWSLVAQNLLFALFRTMFLWIYSRWSPLRQFSMKLLRSFTGLSYKLATTSLINAIFNNIYPSIIAFFYPNAMHQVGYYNQAQKYQEIPFGVLSNTFRSVSMLILPEINDQTERLHRVVSKMMKSLAFLSFPIGFLMILIAEPTFLFLFQEKWLPAVPYFRILTLAGIISPFAFVLNELFIAREKANYFLGVEIIRRLILVFLIAMLFHYGIMGLAASWVIYTYVTLIITLILSQRLIGYSLSAFAGDVLPYMLLALISTGVAWFLTRNIEHNLLFIFTGSGIVAILYLLFCRLFRLEMIKEIKEWIITQK comes from the coding sequence ATGACGGAACCAACACTCAAACATAAGACCACAGTATCACTCTTCTGGAGTTTTCTGGATAAATTTGGGCAGCAGCTCATCTTTTTGGGTAGCAGTATCGTGCTGATGCGCATCCTTTCACCCTCTGAATATGGATTGATCGGAGCACTCACTATCTTTATTGCTTTCTCAGCATTACTGGTTGACAGCGGATTCAGTCGTGCTCTTCTCAACCGAAAGCATATCACTGCTGAAGAGTATAGTACCGTGTTCTATTTCAATCTGCTGTTCAGCGTGTTGCTTTATTTGTTGCTTTTCGCAGCAGCTCCCCGCATCGCACAACTCTTCCACGATCCCCGCATCATGTCTGTCTCCCGCATTCTCTTCCTATCACTCATCTTCAATGCCGCGGGTATGATCCAAATGACACTCCTCACCAAGAAAGCTGACTTCAGGGGAATCACACGTGTAAACCTGATGGCACAACTCATCGCCGTGATTGCTGCCATGGTGATGGCATTGAAAGGTTACGGTGTCTGGTCACTGGTAGCTCAGAACCTTCTTTTTGCCCTCTTCCGCACGATGTTTCTCTGGATTTACTCGCGGTGGTCACCACTGAGGCAGTTCAGCATGAAATTGCTTCGATCCTTTACCGGGCTGAGCTATAAGCTAGCCACCACATCACTTATCAACGCCATCTTTAACAATATATATCCCTCCATCATTGCCTTCTTCTATCCAAACGCGATGCATCAAGTGGGCTATTACAACCAGGCTCAGAAATATCAGGAGATACCTTTTGGCGTCCTCTCCAACACCTTCCGTTCCGTCTCAATGCTAATCCTCCCTGAAATTAACGACCAGACTGAAAGATTGCATCGTGTGGTGAGCAAAATGATGAAATCACTTGCTTTCTTGTCTTTCCCCATTGGATTCCTGATGATCCTGATTGCCGAGCCTACTTTCCTCTTTCTCTTCCAGGAGAAATGGTTGCCGGCTGTACCCTACTTCCGGATACTCACTCTTGCGGGTATCATCTCCCCCTTTGCTTTTGTCCTGAATGAGCTATTCATCGCCAGGGAAAAAGCCAACTATTTTCTCGGGGTAGAAATCATCAGGCGACTGATATTGGTATTCCTCATCGCAATGCTCTTTCACTACGGAATTATGGGGCTTGCAGCCAGCTGGGTAATCTATACCTATGTCACACTGATCATCACTCTCATCCTCTCCCAGAGACTGATCGGATACTCTTTATCAGCTTTTGCCGGCGATGTGCTCCCCTACATGCTGCTGGCGCTGATTAGTACTGGTGTAGCCTGGTTCTTAACCCGCAATATCGAGCACAACCTGCTCTTTATCTTTACCGGCAGCGGTATTGTAGCTATCCTCTACCTACTATTTTGTCGTCTCTTCAGGCTCGAGATGATCAAGGAGATCAAGGAGTGGATCATCACTCAAAAATGA
- a CDS encoding DUF4270 domain-containing protein yields the protein MKPNSLYKVLIVALLSFMALSCDDTLDQVGFSIQPGMDSLTVGIDTMHLKARTIQLDSIFGRTKYPVLGEYLDPVFGSVKSEFMGEFYLPEGSEFKPGAHIDSVRVVVSYTNMMGDSLAPMELSAYELNRSLKGVNNYTHINPEEYAEMSAPLGKTVFTGKNNNYHTEYYNSGYGNTESYNVYDISVNLPLTIGERFLNEYKKPGHGKMSDLNSFREFFPGLYFTTSFGNSTIINVNYTTFYVHYHYTDVKGSSTGQDTTRTDAMRLYITPDVTQINTIRSNNQQLLEESDSHTYVKSPAGVVTEITFPFSDINQELESRALNLANFSFSAMPEATEDPLVKISPPDYLLLINRDSLAGFFEKNKLPDNVTSFLSDKFDATTYSYDFNNISAMMNYYNRTMGENPKDLVYYLVPVDATITTSQQSYYSSGTQTLTDLQNQMWPTAAKLDKREGNLKIELIFSNY from the coding sequence ATGAAACCCAACTCTTTATACAAGGTGCTGATTGTGGCCTTACTCTCTTTTATGGCACTCTCCTGTGACGACACACTCGATCAGGTGGGGTTCTCCATCCAACCGGGAATGGACTCACTCACAGTGGGTATCGACACTATGCATCTTAAAGCCCGTACCATTCAACTCGATTCAATTTTTGGCAGGACCAAATATCCAGTGCTGGGAGAATACCTGGATCCGGTTTTCGGATCTGTCAAATCAGAGTTTATGGGTGAATTTTACCTGCCTGAAGGATCAGAATTCAAACCGGGCGCTCACATTGATTCTGTGAGGGTTGTTGTATCATACACCAACATGATGGGTGATTCTCTGGCACCAATGGAATTGTCGGCATATGAGCTCAACCGATCACTCAAAGGGGTCAACAACTATACACACATCAATCCGGAAGAGTATGCTGAAATGTCAGCACCGCTGGGGAAGACAGTGTTTACAGGAAAGAACAACAATTATCACACAGAGTATTACAATTCTGGATACGGGAACACCGAGTCTTACAATGTGTACGACATCAGTGTGAATCTCCCCCTGACAATTGGTGAACGGTTTCTCAATGAATACAAAAAACCGGGTCATGGAAAGATGAGCGATTTGAACAGTTTCAGAGAGTTCTTTCCCGGTCTCTACTTTACAACCAGTTTCGGAAACAGTACCATTATAAACGTCAATTACACCACCTTCTACGTTCATTATCACTATACCGATGTAAAAGGCTCTTCGACCGGTCAGGATACTACCCGCACCGATGCAATGAGACTCTACATCACCCCTGATGTGACCCAGATCAACACCATTCGCAGCAATAACCAACAGTTGTTGGAAGAGAGTGACAGCCACACCTACGTGAAAAGTCCTGCCGGGGTAGTGACCGAGATCACCTTTCCCTTCAGCGATATAAATCAGGAATTAGAATCCAGGGCTCTCAACCTGGCCAATTTCTCTTTCAGCGCAATGCCTGAGGCAACGGAAGATCCGCTGGTAAAAATCTCTCCACCCGATTACCTGCTGTTGATCAACCGGGATTCGTTGGCAGGATTCTTCGAAAAGAATAAACTGCCGGACAATGTCACCAGTTTTCTCTCTGATAAGTTCGATGCTACCACTTACAGCTACGACTTTAACAACATCTCTGCAATGATGAACTACTACAACCGGACGATGGGAGAAAATCCAAAAGATTTGGTCTATTACCTGGTTCCGGTAGATGCAACCATCACCACCTCACAGCAGAGTTACTATTCTTCCGGTACCCAAACGCTAACAGACCTACAGAACCAGATGTGGCCCACGGCAGCCAAACTTGACAAAAGAGAGGGCAACCTGAAAATAGAATTGATATTCAGTAATTATTGA
- a CDS encoding NAD(P)-dependent oxidoreductase, with protein sequence MDKKRILITGASGFIGSTIVDKALELGHETWAGIRSGSSLQYLQDERIKFIDLQYDDSRMLTQQLRGQVEHVGPFDAVIHVAGLTKARRNEEFDRVNYQYTRNLAEALQAADALSGTFILLSSLSVMGPGDEKGYTPFSVESVPNPNTAYGRSKLKAEQFLFNQKNIPWLIIRPTGVYGPRDKDYLILMKAVQNGLDVGVGFRKQLLTFIHSKDLAGVIFNLLAKGIQNKKYFLADGDSYTDSQFNAIVKEALGKKRVTRLKIPLWLTKQAACVNGGLSALLGRTTAFNSDKFLIMKQRNWSCDITPLKEDINFTPRWKLKEGVEMTVAWYRNEGWL encoded by the coding sequence ATGGACAAAAAAAGAATACTCATCACCGGCGCCAGCGGTTTTATCGGCAGCACCATCGTCGACAAGGCTCTCGAGCTGGGACATGAGACCTGGGCGGGCATTCGCTCTGGAAGCAGCCTTCAATACCTACAGGATGAACGAATCAAATTCATCGACCTCCAATATGATGATTCAAGGATGCTTACCCAACAACTGCGGGGACAAGTGGAACATGTTGGTCCTTTCGATGCTGTAATCCATGTTGCCGGTCTCACCAAGGCACGACGGAATGAGGAGTTTGACAGGGTGAACTACCAATACACCCGCAACCTGGCAGAAGCACTTCAAGCAGCAGATGCACTTTCAGGCACCTTCATACTGCTCAGCTCACTCAGTGTCATGGGACCCGGAGATGAAAAGGGGTACACCCCTTTCAGTGTTGAAAGTGTACCCAATCCCAACACGGCATATGGCAGAAGCAAGCTTAAGGCGGAACAATTCCTGTTCAACCAGAAGAATATCCCTTGGTTGATCATCCGTCCAACAGGTGTTTACGGACCACGCGACAAGGATTACCTGATCCTTATGAAAGCGGTACAAAATGGCCTTGATGTGGGTGTGGGTTTCCGTAAACAGCTGCTCACCTTCATCCACAGCAAGGATCTGGCAGGGGTGATCTTCAATCTCCTGGCAAAAGGGATCCAAAACAAAAAATATTTTTTGGCCGATGGTGACAGCTATACTGACTCACAATTTAATGCCATCGTAAAGGAGGCACTCGGAAAGAAAAGGGTAACCCGTCTGAAGATACCGCTCTGGTTGACAAAGCAAGCTGCCTGTGTGAACGGAGGTTTGTCTGCTCTGTTGGGAAGAACTACTGCTTTTAACAGTGACAAGTTCCTGATCATGAAACAGCGCAACTGGAGTTGCGATATAACCCCTCTGAAAGAGGATATCAATTTCACCCCTCGCTGGAAACTGAAAGAGGGGGTAGAAATGACAGTCGCCTGGTATCGCAATGAGGGATGGCTTTAA
- the ruvB gene encoding Holliday junction branch migration DNA helicase RuvB, producing the protein MTTDESFDIRAKSTLPESEREVENTLRPLTFSGFNGQEKIVENLKIFVSAARMRGESLDHVLLHGPPGLGKTTLSSIIANELGVGFRVSSGPVLDKPGDLAGILTSLEPNDVLFIDEIHRLSPVVEEYLYSAMEDYRIDIVIDKGPSARSIQIDLNPFTLVGATTRSGLLTSPLRARFGINMHLEYYDIDTLTGIVLRSADILQIACDRNAALEIASRSRGTPRVANALLRRVRDFAQVKGNGRIDRAISTYALEALYIDKHGLDEIDNKILLTIIDKFNGGPVGISTIATAVGDDAGTIEEVYEPFLIKEGFIKRTPRGREVTELAYIHLGRVKRGEQGELF; encoded by the coding sequence ATGACAACAGATGAATCATTTGACATCCGGGCGAAAAGTACGTTGCCGGAGAGTGAGCGAGAGGTGGAAAATACACTGCGTCCGCTTACTTTCAGTGGCTTCAATGGTCAGGAGAAGATCGTAGAAAACCTGAAGATCTTCGTCAGCGCCGCCCGCATGCGGGGTGAATCACTCGACCACGTGCTGTTGCATGGTCCTCCGGGACTGGGTAAGACCACCCTTTCGAGCATCATCGCCAATGAACTGGGCGTCGGTTTCAGGGTTTCCTCAGGACCGGTGCTCGACAAGCCGGGAGATCTGGCAGGTATTCTCACTTCGCTGGAGCCCAACGATGTGCTTTTTATTGATGAGATACATCGTCTTTCACCAGTCGTGGAGGAGTATCTCTACAGTGCGATGGAAGACTATCGCATCGACATCGTAATCGACAAAGGACCCAGCGCCCGCTCCATACAGATAGACCTCAATCCTTTCACGCTGGTGGGTGCCACCACACGCAGTGGCCTGCTCACCAGTCCCCTGCGTGCCCGCTTCGGCATCAACATGCATCTTGAATATTACGATATCGATACACTTACTGGAATTGTGTTGCGATCTGCGGATATCCTGCAGATAGCGTGCGACCGGAATGCTGCATTGGAGATTGCCTCCCGCAGCCGCGGTACACCGCGAGTGGCCAACGCCCTTCTGCGCAGGGTGCGTGACTTTGCACAGGTGAAGGGTAACGGCCGCATCGATCGAGCCATCTCAACCTATGCGCTCGAAGCACTTTACATTGACAAGCATGGGTTGGATGAAATCGACAACAAGATACTGCTTACGATCATTGACAAATTCAATGGTGGACCAGTGGGAATATCTACCATCGCCACCGCCGTGGGGGATGATGCCGGTACCATTGAAGAAGTATATGAACCATTTTTAATCAAGGAGGGATTCATCAAGCGCACCCCACGTGGTCGTGAGGTGACTGAATTGGCTTATATTCATTTGGGCAGAGTGAAGAGGGGGGAGCAGGGAGAGTTGTTCTAA
- a CDS encoding glycosyltransferase family 2 protein, whose amino-acid sequence MMSDTPNPSLCALIVSYNFEPWIDRCLHSLRASTLRVTTVVVDNGSDDHTCEIIRSRFPEVVLINSGENLGFGKANNIGFRYALEKGFDYLFLMNQDARIEPDTLTQLVAAAEREKAYGILSPLHLNSRGDATDFGFAEYTGIRDRRDAERLPSAVTEYKFINAALWLVPARIIREVGGFAPLFAHYGEDRNFVLRMQKKGYRLGLVKNAVGYHERENRGLSRTQFFYSEYVYFLTEASNPYYNFINAFAYSVLAALKKAGKALIAGKGRDAAAYNSIALRLVSKLRAASYTRREGYPMQK is encoded by the coding sequence ATGATGAGTGACACCCCCAACCCATCTCTCTGCGCCCTGATCGTCTCCTACAATTTCGAACCATGGATCGATCGCTGCCTGCACTCCCTGCGGGCCTCAACCCTGCGGGTCACGACAGTTGTGGTGGACAACGGCTCAGATGACCACACTTGTGAAATCATACGCTCACGTTTTCCCGAGGTAGTACTGATCAATAGCGGAGAGAACCTGGGATTCGGCAAGGCCAACAACATCGGTTTTCGATATGCACTGGAGAAAGGGTTTGACTATCTATTTTTAATGAACCAGGATGCACGCATCGAACCTGACACACTAACCCAGCTGGTGGCTGCTGCAGAAAGAGAGAAAGCTTACGGGATACTATCACCACTCCACCTCAACAGCAGAGGTGATGCTACTGACTTTGGTTTTGCAGAATATACGGGCATTCGTGACAGGAGGGATGCCGAACGGTTGCCGTCTGCAGTTACCGAATATAAATTTATCAATGCAGCACTTTGGCTAGTACCTGCCCGGATCATCCGTGAGGTAGGTGGCTTCGCCCCGCTCTTTGCACATTACGGTGAGGACCGTAATTTCGTACTGCGGATGCAAAAAAAGGGTTACCGGTTAGGATTGGTGAAAAATGCTGTAGGGTATCATGAGCGGGAGAACAGAGGACTGAGTAGAACTCAATTCTTCTACTCAGAATATGTCTACTTTCTCACGGAGGCTTCCAATCCCTATTACAACTTTATCAACGCGTTTGCATACAGCGTGCTTGCCGCCCTGAAAAAGGCCGGCAAGGCTCTTATTGCAGGTAAAGGCAGGGATGCAGCAGCCTACAACTCCATAGCACTGCGTCTGGTGAGTAAGTTGCGGGCTGCCAGTTACACCCGAAGAGAAGGATATCCTATGCAAAAGTGA
- the rnr gene encoding ribonuclease R, producing the protein MSRKTNTSSTESKPRKKELITSVTQFLTENNDKQYNYKQIAAAINVRGEEGRRQLVKVLDKLRDEDMLLETSRGRYRINNRGLMLEGRFERRSNGKNFFVPDDDANIIYIPERNSKHAMNGDRVRVQLLAKRKRAETEGTVVEILQHTQSRFVGVLEVQKHFAFLVMDNKYLSNDIFIPKEDLNGAGNGDKVVVEIVEWPEKANNPVGKVIDVLGKPGQNDTEMHAILAQYDLPYKYPADVEKYAATISDKISQEEIAKREDFRDVFTITIDPKDAKDFDDALSLRQLSPREWEVGVHIADVTHYVKPGDLVDREAVNRATSVYLVDRTIPMLPERLSNGLCSLRPQEEKLCFSVIFNLNDKAEIKKSRIVRTVIKSDSRLTYEDAQAVIETGKGDFSSEILKMNDLAIQLRERRFADGAINFERYEVKFNLDEKGKPLGVYFKESKEANHLIEEFMLLANKAVAEAIGRVPKGKKAQTFVYRIHDIPDPEKLDTLNNFILRFGHKIKPEGSKTEVAKSINALLDKVQGRPEENLVETIAIRTMSKAIYSTKNVGHYGLAFDYYTHFTSPIRRYPDMMVHRLLEHYLAGGKSVNQGELEEECKHCSQMEQVASNAERDSIKYKQVEFMSDKIGKVYDGVISGITEWGLYVEINENKCEGMIPIRELDDDFYELDEKNYRLVGRRSKREYRLGQPVSIQVARANLDRKQLDFTFA; encoded by the coding sequence ATGAGCAGAAAAACAAACACCTCTTCCACTGAAAGTAAACCCAGGAAGAAAGAACTGATTACATCCGTCACACAATTCCTTACAGAAAACAACGATAAACAATACAACTACAAACAGATAGCAGCAGCCATCAACGTGCGAGGCGAAGAGGGCCGGCGGCAGTTGGTGAAGGTGCTCGACAAGCTACGCGATGAAGATATGCTGCTTGAGACCTCCCGTGGCAGGTACCGGATCAACAACCGTGGTTTGATGCTGGAGGGTCGATTTGAGCGAAGAAGCAACGGTAAAAACTTTTTTGTGCCTGACGATGATGCAAACATCATCTACATTCCCGAACGTAACAGCAAGCATGCCATGAACGGAGACCGTGTACGGGTTCAGTTGCTGGCCAAACGCAAACGTGCCGAAACAGAGGGAACGGTTGTGGAAATTCTTCAACACACTCAGAGTCGCTTTGTGGGGGTGTTGGAGGTACAGAAGCACTTCGCTTTCCTGGTAATGGACAACAAGTATCTTTCCAACGATATCTTTATCCCGAAGGAGGATCTCAATGGAGCCGGCAACGGTGATAAAGTGGTAGTTGAGATTGTTGAGTGGCCTGAGAAGGCAAACAACCCTGTGGGTAAGGTGATTGATGTCCTGGGCAAGCCGGGACAGAACGATACTGAGATGCATGCCATCCTGGCACAGTACGATCTGCCCTACAAGTATCCGGCGGATGTGGAGAAATATGCCGCGACAATTTCCGACAAGATTAGCCAGGAAGAGATCGCCAAACGGGAGGATTTCCGTGATGTGTTCACCATCACCATCGACCCAAAGGATGCGAAGGACTTTGACGATGCACTCTCACTGCGACAGCTTTCTCCCAGGGAGTGGGAGGTGGGAGTTCATATCGCCGATGTGACACATTACGTGAAGCCGGGTGATTTGGTGGATCGTGAGGCAGTGAATAGGGCTACTTCGGTCTATCTGGTGGATCGCACCATCCCGATGTTGCCGGAACGACTCAGTAACGGGCTATGTTCGTTACGTCCACAGGAAGAAAAGCTCTGCTTCTCTGTTATCTTCAACCTCAACGACAAGGCGGAAATCAAAAAGTCGCGCATTGTCCGCACGGTGATCAAGTCGGATAGCCGTCTCACCTATGAGGATGCACAGGCTGTGATAGAGACCGGTAAAGGTGATTTCTCCTCTGAGATATTGAAAATGAACGACCTGGCTATCCAGCTTCGCGAACGCCGCTTTGCTGATGGAGCAATTAACTTCGAACGATATGAGGTGAAATTCAACCTCGATGAGAAAGGAAAACCGCTAGGTGTCTACTTCAAGGAGTCAAAAGAGGCCAACCACCTGATTGAAGAGTTTATGTTGCTGGCAAATAAAGCTGTGGCAGAAGCTATCGGGCGGGTACCTAAGGGCAAAAAAGCCCAAACGTTTGTCTATCGCATCCACGACATTCCCGATCCGGAGAAGTTGGATACCCTCAATAACTTCATCCTCCGTTTCGGGCATAAGATCAAACCAGAAGGCAGCAAGACCGAGGTGGCGAAAAGCATAAACGCTCTTCTAGACAAAGTTCAGGGACGTCCCGAAGAGAACCTGGTCGAGACAATTGCCATCCGTACAATGTCGAAGGCGATCTACTCAACCAAGAATGTGGGGCATTACGGGCTGGCTTTTGACTACTATACCCACTTCACATCACCCATCCGCCGCTATCCCGACATGATGGTACACCGTTTACTGGAGCATTACCTGGCTGGTGGCAAGAGTGTGAATCAGGGAGAACTTGAGGAGGAGTGCAAGCACTGTTCACAGATGGAGCAGGTGGCTTCCAACGCGGAACGAGATTCAATTAAGTACAAGCAGGTGGAGTTTATGTCGGACAAGATCGGCAAGGTGTATGACGGAGTGATATCCGGTATCACCGAATGGGGACTCTACGTTGAGATAAATGAGAACAAGTGTGAGGGGATGATTCCCATCCGAGAGCTGGATGATGATTTTTATGAGCTGGATGAGAAGAACTACCGACTGGTGGGACGTCGTTCCAAGCGTGAATATCGTCTCGGGCAACCGGTCTCAATACAGGTGGCACGTGCCAACCTCGATCGCAAGCAGCTAGATTTCACTTTTGCATAG
- a CDS encoding FkbM family methyltransferase, producing MKNATNTLRYKVISRLKAFQTSQQYKWARKKVLTHYRKNPPTDPEIENAVVYLLHHRLSTFYGHFQEKYRYRDINVLHDSKNGLPYVLTGNKRLYFKRSHNKRTVQLLYNMLLIEQDWESPHCYTDESFYPRTGELLADVGCAEGYFSLLNVESQQRIFLFEQDNGWLEALEATFAPWQEKVTIVPRFVGESNSDHQISLDHFFEEKGVRPHFCKIDVEGAEASVLKGMSRLINNHPLRIALCTYHHQDDFIQFTRFFNNLGFHHYPTPGVMVFLNDLNNFAPPFFRKCMIKATSHDE from the coding sequence ATGAAAAATGCAACCAATACGCTGCGCTACAAAGTCATCTCCAGACTGAAAGCCTTTCAGACCTCTCAACAGTACAAATGGGCACGTAAAAAGGTGCTTACCCACTACCGAAAAAATCCACCCACGGATCCAGAGATTGAAAACGCAGTCGTATACCTTCTGCACCATCGCCTCTCCACCTTCTACGGCCACTTTCAGGAGAAATATCGATACCGGGATATCAATGTATTGCATGATTCCAAAAACGGTCTTCCATATGTGCTTACTGGAAATAAACGACTCTACTTCAAACGCTCACACAACAAACGCACCGTTCAACTGCTATATAACATGTTGCTCATTGAACAAGATTGGGAATCACCGCATTGCTACACTGATGAATCTTTTTATCCCCGTACCGGAGAGTTGCTGGCTGACGTGGGGTGTGCCGAGGGTTACTTCTCACTGCTGAACGTAGAGAGTCAACAACGAATCTTTCTTTTTGAACAGGACAACGGGTGGCTTGAAGCACTTGAGGCTACTTTTGCTCCATGGCAGGAAAAAGTGACCATTGTACCCCGATTTGTGGGCGAGAGCAACAGCGACCATCAGATTTCCCTCGACCACTTTTTTGAAGAGAAAGGAGTAAGACCCCACTTTTGTAAGATTGATGTGGAGGGTGCCGAAGCTTCTGTACTAAAAGGGATGAGCCGTCTCATCAACAATCATCCACTTCGGATCGCACTCTGTACCTACCATCATCAAGATGATTTTATACAGTTTACCCGTTTTTTCAACAATTTGGGGTTTCACCATTATCCCACTCCCGGCGTGATGGTCTTCCTGAATGATCTGAACAATTTCGCACCACCCTTTTTTCGTAAATGTATGATTAAAGCGACTTCACATGATGAGTGA
- the queG gene encoding tRNA epoxyqueuosine(34) reductase QueG, translated as MTFSQEIKQQALQLGFDVSGICRATDSGEEDRYMQWLHDHWQGDMGYMERNIDKRLDPRLLVEGARSIISVALNYYPPVKLPGKVPQFAYYAYGKDYHEVVRGKLRRLFEWIRERHPEVTGRCFSDSAPVLERFWAARAGLGFIGKNTLLIIPGKGSYFFLGELIIDMELDYDEPVTENCGDCTRCLRSCPTAAIEQPYRLNAAKCISYQTIENKGEIDPGILPNLRNNIYGCDICQKVCPWNREATSHSTPEFMPSDDFLTLDLEQIMEMDEDRWRHIFRHSAVKRAKFSGLKRNAIAISKSRGK; from the coding sequence ATGACTTTTTCACAAGAGATAAAGCAGCAAGCGCTGCAGCTTGGCTTCGATGTGTCCGGTATCTGCCGCGCCACAGACAGTGGTGAGGAGGATCGTTATATGCAGTGGCTGCATGATCACTGGCAGGGAGATATGGGTTACATGGAGCGTAACATCGACAAACGACTCGATCCCCGTCTGCTGGTGGAGGGTGCGCGTTCCATCATCTCTGTTGCACTGAATTACTATCCACCGGTAAAGCTTCCGGGAAAGGTACCTCAATTCGCCTATTATGCCTATGGTAAGGATTACCACGAGGTGGTTAGAGGGAAGCTTAGGCGTCTTTTCGAGTGGATCCGGGAGCGTCATCCGGAAGTTACGGGGAGGTGTTTTTCCGACTCGGCACCCGTCCTGGAGCGCTTCTGGGCTGCACGTGCAGGATTGGGGTTCATTGGCAAGAACACACTGCTGATCATTCCAGGCAAAGGTTCTTACTTTTTTCTTGGAGAATTAATCATCGATATGGAACTCGATTACGATGAACCTGTCACCGAGAACTGCGGCGACTGTACCCGCTGTCTCCGTTCCTGTCCCACTGCCGCCATAGAGCAACCCTACCGACTGAATGCTGCCAAATGCATCTCCTATCAAACCATTGAAAACAAGGGGGAGATTGACCCCGGTATCCTGCCTAATCTGCGAAACAACATCTACGGTTGTGACATCTGCCAGAAGGTATGTCCCTGGAATCGAGAGGCCACCTCGCACAGCACACCTGAGTTCATGCCATCCGATGATTTTCTGACACTTGATTTGGAGCAAATCATGGAGATGGATGAGGATCGCTGGCGCCACATCTTTCGTCATTCGGCGGTGAAAAGAGCCAAATTTAGCGGATTGAAACGCAACGCAATTGCCATTTCCAAAAGTCGTGGGAAATAG